The following coding sequences are from one Lolium rigidum isolate FL_2022 chromosome 6, APGP_CSIRO_Lrig_0.1, whole genome shotgun sequence window:
- the LOC124659188 gene encoding DEAD-box ATP-dependent RNA helicase 25-like, with translation MAGGDILLRAHGGLPVLARASPCHLRLRVTASVRRIAAPLAAAKVDIADVVGQLRSGTSRGAADPKRQRRVAEDGLGFPRVVAGRRRGVREEEGEGEGEPLGFDAEKSGGEAGGVDGSYLSETRFDQCDISPFSLKGIKDAGYGKMTQVQEATLPVILQGKDVLAKAKTGTGKTVAFLLPAIEVLSTLSTSQRTQLRSSINCLVMCPTRELANQVAVEAKKLLKYHRSLGVQVVIGGTRITQEQRNLQANPCQILVATPGRLKDHLENTPGFSTRLKGVKVLVLDEADRLLDMGFRRDIEKIMAATPKDRQTLLFSATVPEEVRQICHVAMKKDYKFINTVKEGDEETHSQVSQMYMVAPLDLQFSILYDVLKKHVSEDADYKVIIFCTTAMVTKLVAEVLSQLKLNIREIHSRKSQSARTKVSDEFRRSKGVILVSSDVSARGVDYPDVTLVIQVGIPAGREQYIHRIGRTGRKGKEGQGLLLLAPWESHFLTSVKDLSVSEAVTPSVDSSIQTEVKGALRRVEMKTKESAYQAWLGYYNSNKTIGGNKSRLVTLGEEFSRSMGLAVPPAIPKLILRKMGLSKVPGFRST, from the exons ATGGCCGGCGGCGATATCCTGCTCCGCGCCCACGGAGGACTCCCCGTCCTCGCGAGGGCTTCTccctgccacctccgcctccgcgtTACAGCCAGCGTCCGCCGCATCGCCGCTCCCCTGGCCGCCGCCAAGGTCGACATCGCCGACGTCGTCGGCCAGCTCAGGTCGGGAACCTCCCGCGGCGCCGCCGACCCCAAGAGGCAGCGGAGGGTCGCGGAGGACGGCCTTGGGTTCCCTAGGGTTGTCGCGGGCAGGAGAAGGGGCGTCCGCGaggaggaaggggaaggggaaggggagccTCTGGGCTTCGATGCGGAGAAGAGCGGGGGCGAGGCGGGAGGCGTGGATGGCTCCTACCTCAGCGAGACACG GTTTGATCAATGTGATATTTCTCCATTTTCGTTGAAAGGCATCAAAGATGCTGGATATGGAAAGATGACCCAGGTTCAGGAAGCAACTCTGCCAGTAATCCTACAAG GCAAAGATGTTCTTGCAAAAGCGAAGACAGGGACAGGGAAAACCGTTGCCTTTTTG CTGCCAGCCATTGAGGTTCTCTCTACATTATCCACTTCTCAGCGGACTCAGTTGCGGTCATCGATAAATTGTCTTGTGATGTGCCCTACTAGAGAACTGGCAAACCAAGTGGCTGTTGAGGCCAAAAAGCTTCTCAAGTATCATCGCTCACTAGGTGTTCAGGTTGTAATTGGTGGGACTCGAATAACTCAAGAGCAACGGAACTTGCAAGCTAACCCATGTCAG ATTCTTGTTGCTACACCAGGAAGGCTTAAGGATCATCTTGAGAACACGCCCGGTTTTTCTACCCGGCTTAAAGGCGTGAAGGTTCTTGTTCTTGATGAAGCTGACCGCCTACTGGATATGGGATTCAGAAGAGATATTGAGAAAATAATGGCAGCCACTCCTAAAGATCGACAGACACTGCTGTTTTCTGCTACTGTTCCAGAAGAG GTCCGTCAAATTTGTCATGTAGCAATGAAGAAGGACTATAAGTTCATTAACACTGTTAAAGAGGGTGATGAGGAGACACATTCACAG GTTAGCCAGATGTATATGGTTGCACCGCTAGATCTGCAATTTTCTATATTATATGATGTATTGAAGAAGCATGTCTCAGAAGATGCAGACTACAAA GTGATTATATTCTGTACGACCGCAATGGTCACAAAACTGGTTGCTGAAGTTCTCTCCCAGCTGAAACTGAATATAAGAGAGATTCATTCCAGAAAGTCACAATCTGCGAGGACTAAGGTCTCAGATGAATTCAGAAGGTCAAAGGGTGTGATACTAGTTAGCTCTGATGTATCAGCTCGTGGTGTTGATTATCCTGATGTCACCCTTGTCATACAG GTTGGGATTCCTGCTGGTAGAGAACAGTATATCCATAGAATTGGTAGGACAGGACGGAAAGGCAAGGAAGGGCAGGGCCTCTTACTGTTGGCTCCCTGGGAAAGTCATTTTCTTACTAGCGTTAAAGATTTGTCAGTGTCAGAGGCTGTGACACCTTCAGTTGATTCAAGCATTCAAACGGAA GTGAAAGGTGCACTCAGAAGAGTAGAGATGAAGACAAAGGAATCAGCCTACCAGGCATGGTTAGGGTACTACAACTCGAACAAGACCATTGGCGGTAACAAGTCCAGGCTTGTTACTCTCGGTGAAGAGTTCAGCAGGAGCATGGGCCTTGCTGTCCCACCAGCCATACCCAAACTCATTCTTCGGAAGATGGGTCTCAGCAAGGTTCCTGGCTTTCGGTCTACATAA
- the LOC124659189 gene encoding DEAD-box ATP-dependent RNA helicase 26-like: protein MSGNPGYAAAPKRHRRRRPRDAEEGSGFPRARPRGADQVREVAVVQTEVTAMDVEPSSSAAAGGVDGSYLSATRFDQCAVSPLSLQGIKDAGYERLTRVQEATLPVILEGKDVLAKAKTGTGKTVAFLLPAIELLSTLPRSTSINLLVMLPTRELANQVAVEARKLLKYHGTLDVQVVIGGTRLPQEQRSMKSTPCQILVATPGRLIDHLENTPGFSTRIKGVKVLVLDEADRLLDMGFKRDIEKIISFIPKERQTLLFSATVPAEVRQISHLAMHKDYKFINTVQEGDEETHAQVNQMYMVAPLDLHFSIIYGVLKKHVAEDAEYKVIIFCTTAMVTKLVAEILSQLKLNVREIHSRKTQSARTKVSDEFRRSKGLILVSSDVSARGVDYPDVSLVVQVGVPSDRQQYIHRLGRTGRKGKEGQGILLLAPWETHFLNSVNDLSITETVAPPVNPSIQAEVQGAIRKVEMKTKESAYQAWLGYYNSNKTVSGNKSRLVKLAEEFSQSMGLEIPPAIPRLILRKMGLQNVPGLRAS, encoded by the exons ATGTCAGGCAACCCTGGATACGCGGCAGCCCCGAAGCGGCACCGGAGGCGGCGCCCGAGGGACGCGGAGGAGGGCTCCGGGTTCCCCAGGGCTCGGCCAAGAGGTGCCGACCAGGTCCGCGAGGTGGCCGTGGTGCAAACGGAGGTTACGGCTATGGATGTCGAGCCGAGTAGCAGCGCCGCAGCAGGAGGCGTGGACGGATCGTACCTCAGCGCCACACG GTTTGATCAGTGTGCTGTTTCTCCTTTGTCATTGCAAGGAATCAAAGATGCTGGGTATGAAAGGCTGACACGGGTCCAGGAGGCAACTCTGCCGGTAATTCTTGAAG GCAAAGATGTTCTTGCAAAAGCAAAGACTGGAACAGGGAAAACCGTTGCCTTTCTG CTTCCAGCCATTGAACTTCTCTCTACATTACCCCGTTCTACATCGATAAATTTGCTGGTGATGCTCCCTACTAGGGAGCTGGCAAACCAAGTGGCTGTTGAGGCTAGGAAGCTTCTTAAGTATCATGGCACACTGGACGTGCAGGTTGTAATTGGTGGCACACGATTACCTCAAGAGCAACGAAGCATGAAATCTACACCATGTCAG ATTCTTGTTGCTACACCTGGAAGGCTCATCGATCATCTTGAGAATACACCTGGTTTTTCTACCCGGATTAAAGGTGTGAAGGTTCTTGTTCTTGATGAAGCTGACCGCCTATTGGATATGGGATTCAAAAGAGATATCGAGAAGATAATTTCTTTCATTCCTAAAGAACGACAAACACTGCTATTTTCTGCTACTGTCCCAGCAGAG GTCCGTCAAATATCTCATTTAGCAATGCACAAGGATTAcaagttcatcaatactgttcaagAGGGTGACGAGGAGACACATGCACAG GTAAATCAGATGTACATGGTTGCCCCATTAGACTTGCACTTCTCTATAATATatggtgtactaaagaagcatgtTGCTGAAGATGCAGAATACAAA GTGATTATATTCTGTACTACAGCAATGGTGACCAAGCTTGTTGCTGAAATTCTCTCCCAGCTGAAACTGAATGTAAGAGAGATCCATTCAAGGAAGACGCAATCTGCTAGAACTAAGGTTTCAGATGAATTTAGAAGGTCAAAGGGTTTGATATTAGTCAGTTCTGATGTTTCTGCCCGTGGTGTTGATTACCCAGATGTTTCACTTGTCGTACAG GTTGGGGTGCCTTCTGATAGGCAACAGTATATACATAGACTTGGTCGTACTGGACGGAAAGGCAAGGAAGGACAAGGCATTTTACTGTTGGCTCCCTGGGAAACACATTTCCTTAATAGCGTCAATGATTTGTCAATAACAGAAACTGTGGCACCTCCAGTCAATCCAAGCATTCAAGCAGAA GTCCAAGGTGCCATCAGAAAAGTAGAGATGAAGACCAAAGAATCAGCCTATCAAGCATGGTTAGGGTACTACAACTCAAACAAGACCGTCAGTGGAAACAAGTCCAGACTTGTCAAGCTTGCAGAAGAGTTCAGTCAGAGTATGGGGCTTGAAATTCCGCCAGCCATACCGAGACTCATTCTTCGGAAGATGGGCCTTCAAAATGTTCCTGGACTGAGGGCTTCGTAA